One segment of Pseudomonas sp. FP2196 DNA contains the following:
- a CDS encoding TonB-dependent receptor, which produces MKSRAKSGSVKQWLGAQALSFSALALLPMSVALAAEAVSSQAQKQFSFSLAAKPLPQALSDFSRVTGQSVVYTDEAPYGLTAPAVNGQMSAEQALQRLLTGSGLSFRRTDSHTLALEPQPTEGALNLGATTITSMRDESMSYQPPQTSSVMRSSASLQEIPQTVNIIPAQVIRDQAPRNLDDALANVSGITQGNTLGSTQDSVMTRGFGDNRNGSIMRDGMPIVQGRGMNATVDRVEVLKGPASLLYGIQDPGGVVNLVSKKPELEQYNALTLRGSTYGEGKNGSGGTFDSTGALGESGFAYRLVLDHEDEDYWRNYGTHRETLIAPSLAWFGERTKLSFGYEHREFLTPFDRGTVIDPRTNHPLNISRKERLDEPFNDMEGRSDLYHFEADHELNDDWKAHFGYSWNRETYDASQVRITAIDTNKGTLTRSMDGTHGAISTDRFTTASLEGKVNVLGMQHDLVMGIDDEYRKIYRADLIRQKSLTTFSYTNPVYGREVEGTTVSPADSAQTDLLRSDSVFLQDSIHLNEQWILVAGGRFQEYDQYAGKGVPFKANTDSNGQKWVPRAGLVYRYTDELSFYGSYTESFKPNSTIAPLSGSSTVLDGSIAPEEAKSWELGARLDMPGRITGNVALFDIKKRNVLVANSEGPTTIYSAAGEVRSRGLEVDMTGQLSDRWSMIGSYAYTDAEVTEDPTYKGKRLQNVAKNSGSLTAVYDFGSVFGGDQLRVGAGARYVGERAGNAVNDFDLPSYTVADAFATYDTKVEGQKVKFQLNVKNLFDRTYYTSAASRFFVSMGDSRQVSLSSTLEF; this is translated from the coding sequence ATGAAGTCCAGGGCAAAATCGGGTTCGGTCAAACAGTGGTTGGGCGCTCAAGCGTTGAGTTTTTCTGCATTGGCGTTGCTGCCGATGAGCGTGGCGCTCGCCGCTGAAGCCGTCAGCAGCCAGGCGCAAAAGCAGTTCAGTTTCTCCCTGGCCGCCAAACCACTGCCGCAAGCCTTGAGCGACTTCAGTCGCGTCACCGGGCAAAGCGTGGTCTACACCGATGAAGCGCCGTATGGTCTCACCGCGCCGGCGGTCAACGGTCAGATGAGTGCCGAGCAAGCGCTGCAACGTCTGCTCACAGGTTCCGGCCTGAGCTTCCGTCGCACTGACAGTCACACCCTGGCGCTGGAGCCGCAACCTACCGAAGGTGCACTGAACCTTGGCGCCACCACCATCACCTCGATGCGTGACGAGTCCATGAGTTACCAGCCGCCGCAAACCAGCTCGGTGATGCGCTCATCGGCCTCGCTTCAGGAAATCCCGCAGACCGTCAATATCATTCCCGCACAAGTGATCCGCGATCAGGCGCCGCGCAACCTCGACGACGCGCTGGCCAATGTCAGTGGTATCACTCAGGGCAACACCTTGGGCAGCACGCAGGATTCGGTGATGACCCGCGGCTTCGGCGATAACCGCAACGGCTCGATCATGCGCGACGGCATGCCGATCGTGCAGGGCCGTGGCATGAACGCCACAGTGGATCGCGTCGAAGTGCTCAAAGGCCCGGCGTCTTTGCTCTACGGAATTCAGGACCCGGGCGGGGTGGTCAACCTCGTCAGCAAGAAGCCCGAACTTGAGCAATACAACGCGCTGACCCTGCGCGGCTCGACCTATGGCGAAGGCAAGAACGGCAGTGGCGGCACCTTCGACAGCACGGGGGCGCTGGGTGAATCCGGGTTCGCTTATCGCCTGGTGCTCGATCACGAAGACGAAGATTACTGGCGCAACTACGGCACCCATCGCGAAACACTGATCGCCCCTTCGTTGGCATGGTTCGGCGAACGCACCAAGCTGTCGTTCGGCTACGAGCATCGCGAGTTCCTCACGCCATTTGATCGCGGCACCGTGATTGATCCACGCACCAACCACCCGCTGAACATCTCGCGCAAGGAACGTCTCGACGAGCCGTTCAACGACATGGAAGGGCGATCGGATCTGTATCACTTCGAGGCCGATCACGAACTCAATGATGACTGGAAGGCTCACTTCGGCTACAGCTGGAACCGCGAAACCTACGACGCCAGCCAGGTACGCATCACGGCCATCGACACCAATAAAGGCACGCTGACCCGCAGCATGGACGGCACCCACGGCGCGATCAGCACCGACCGTTTCACCACCGCCAGCCTCGAAGGCAAAGTCAACGTGTTGGGCATGCAGCATGACCTGGTGATGGGCATTGATGACGAGTACCGCAAGATCTACCGCGCCGACCTGATCCGCCAGAAAAGCCTGACGACGTTCAGCTACACCAACCCGGTGTACGGCCGGGAAGTCGAGGGCACCACAGTCAGCCCGGCGGACAGTGCTCAGACCGATTTGCTACGCAGCGATTCGGTATTTCTGCAGGACTCGATCCACCTCAACGAACAGTGGATTCTGGTCGCCGGCGGACGCTTTCAGGAGTACGACCAGTACGCCGGCAAAGGCGTGCCATTCAAGGCCAACACCGACAGCAATGGCCAGAAATGGGTGCCGCGCGCCGGTCTGGTGTATCGCTACACCGACGAGCTGTCGTTCTATGGCAGCTACACCGAATCGTTCAAACCCAACTCGACCATCGCCCCGCTGAGCGGCAGCAGCACTGTGCTCGACGGCAGTATTGCGCCGGAAGAAGCCAAGTCGTGGGAGCTGGGTGCGCGGCTGGATATGCCGGGGCGCATCACCGGTAATGTCGCGCTGTTCGACATCAAGAAACGCAACGTGCTGGTCGCCAACTCCGAAGGCCCGACGACGATTTACAGCGCCGCCGGCGAAGTGCGTTCGCGCGGTCTGGAAGTGGACATGACCGGTCAACTCAGCGACCGCTGGAGCATGATCGGCAGCTACGCCTACACCGATGCCGAAGTCACTGAAGATCCGACCTACAAGGGCAAGCGCCTGCAAAACGTGGCGAAAAACAGCGGCTCATTGACGGCGGTCTATGACTTCGGCAGCGTGTTCGGCGGCGATCAACTGCGCGTGGGGGCGGGGGCGAGGTATGTCGGCGAGCGTGCGGGGAATGCGGTGAATGATTTCGACCTGCCGAGCTACACCGTGGCCGATGCCTTCGCTACTTACGACACCAAAGTCGAAGGGCAGAAGGTCAAGTTTCAGCTCAATGTGAAGAACCTGTTTGATCGCACGTATTACACCTCGGCGGCGAGTCGGTTCTTTGTTTCGATGGGAGATTCGCGGCAGGTTTCGTTGTCCAGCACCCTGGAGTTCTGA
- a CDS encoding AraC family transcriptional regulator, with the protein MAAIDTLQVFQALNRSPNARLVHSAELGDGLSAALWTNHHDAQEYEAPSHHTLSCYIAGGTGTFRRGRPGHKGGPDKLCILPADHESGWVINGDIRLAHLYFSAEQFALGCVTLLDREPREMQLREQTFLEDPQQAQRFRQLLTLNWDEPAERLLTSSLAHELISHTLLSQVGARQGLRLKGGLAPHQRRQLVEFIDAQLAEPISLGQLAGLCALSEYHFARMFRVSFGLPPHQYVLARRLSRARELLRGTALPLGEIALACGFASASHFTNRFKQVLGGTPGEYRQAFLR; encoded by the coding sequence ATGGCCGCCATCGATACGCTGCAAGTCTTTCAAGCACTTAACCGCTCGCCGAACGCACGCCTTGTGCACAGCGCCGAGCTCGGTGACGGCTTGTCTGCGGCTCTTTGGACCAATCATCACGATGCTCAGGAATACGAAGCGCCGAGCCATCACACGCTCTCGTGCTACATCGCTGGCGGCACCGGTACTTTTCGGCGCGGTCGGCCGGGCCACAAGGGCGGGCCGGACAAGTTGTGCATCCTGCCGGCGGATCACGAATCGGGTTGGGTCATCAACGGCGATATTCGCTTGGCCCACCTGTATTTCAGCGCCGAACAGTTTGCCCTCGGTTGCGTCACGCTGCTCGATCGCGAGCCGCGAGAGATGCAGTTGCGTGAGCAGACCTTTCTTGAAGACCCGCAACAGGCACAACGCTTTCGTCAGTTGCTGACGCTGAATTGGGACGAACCCGCCGAGCGTTTGCTGACCAGCAGCCTTGCCCATGAATTGATCAGTCATACCTTGCTCAGTCAGGTTGGTGCCCGGCAGGGTTTACGTTTGAAAGGCGGACTGGCGCCGCACCAGCGTCGGCAATTGGTGGAATTCATCGACGCACAGTTGGCCGAGCCGATCAGCCTCGGGCAATTGGCCGGGTTGTGTGCGTTGTCGGAATACCACTTTGCGCGGATGTTTCGCGTGAGCTTCGGCCTGCCGCCGCATCAGTATGTGCTGGCACGACGTTTGAGCCGGGCGCGGGAGTTGTTGCGCGGGACGGCGTTGCCGCTGGGAGAGATTGCACTGGCGTGCGGGTTTGCCAGTGCGAGTCATTTCACCAATCGCTTCAAGCAGGTGTTGGGGGGGACGCCCGGCGAATATCGGCAGGCGTTTTTGCGTTAG
- a CDS encoding DMT family transporter: MNLSLYLLTVLIWGTTWIALKWQLGVVAIPVSIVYRFGLAALVLFVLLLLSRRLQPMNRRGHLICVAQGLCLFCVNFMCFLTASQWVPSGLVAVVFSTATLWNALNARVFFGQRIARNVLMGGALGLFGLGMLFWPELAGHHASAQTLLGLGLALCGTLCFSAGNMLSSLQQKAGLKPLTTNAWGMAYGAAMLSVWCVIKGIPFDMDWSPRYVGALLYLVIPGSVIGFTAYLTLVGRMGPERAAYCTVLFPVVALNVSAFAEGYQWTAPALVGLVLVMLGNVLVFRKPKAVAPPVLGKLA; encoded by the coding sequence ATGAATCTGTCGTTGTATCTGTTGACCGTGCTGATCTGGGGCACCACCTGGATTGCCCTGAAATGGCAGCTGGGCGTGGTGGCGATTCCGGTGTCGATCGTCTATCGCTTCGGCCTCGCGGCGCTGGTGCTGTTCGTTTTGCTGTTGCTCAGCCGTCGCTTGCAACCGATGAACCGGCGCGGCCATTTGATCTGCGTGGCTCAGGGCTTGTGCCTTTTTTGCGTCAACTTCATGTGCTTTCTCACCGCCAGTCAGTGGGTTCCCAGTGGTCTGGTGGCAGTGGTGTTTTCCACCGCAACTTTGTGGAACGCCCTCAATGCGCGGGTGTTCTTCGGCCAGCGGATAGCCCGCAATGTGCTGATGGGTGGGGCGCTGGGCTTGTTCGGGCTGGGCATGTTGTTTTGGCCAGAGCTGGCCGGTCATCACGCCAGTGCGCAAACCTTGCTTGGCCTTGGCTTGGCCCTGTGCGGCACCTTGTGTTTCTCGGCGGGCAATATGCTCTCGAGCCTGCAACAGAAGGCTGGTCTCAAGCCGCTGACCACCAACGCCTGGGGCATGGCCTACGGCGCGGCGATGCTGTCGGTTTGGTGTGTGATCAAAGGCATTCCGTTCGACATGGACTGGTCGCCGCGTTACGTCGGTGCGCTGCTGTATCTGGTGATTCCGGGCTCGGTGATCGGTTTCACTGCGTACCTGACATTGGTCGGGCGCATGGGGCCGGAACGTGCGGCTTACTGCACGGTGCTGTTCCCAGTGGTGGCGCTGAACGTCTCGGCGTTTGCCGAGGGTTACCAGTGGACAGCTCCGGCGCTGGTCGGTCTGGTATTGGTGATGCTGGGTAACGTGCTGGTGTTTCGTAAACCGAAAGCGGTGGCGCCGCCGGTACTGGGAAAGTTGGCTTGA
- a CDS encoding DUF2165 family protein: MNTLTTDKLIRYSKVILMAYISFFGLLVMIHNFTDYDSNYTYVAHILSMDTTTASETIKYRAIESPMIHHRIYWFIITMEVTYTVLCLIGTYQLFRNINAAAEIFHEAKKFSIMGILAAIFIYYVCLQTVGVEWFDMDTSQSWNAKDWARHIVDFIFPVMIYITLKVER; encoded by the coding sequence TTGAACACCCTGACAACCGACAAACTTATTCGCTACAGCAAAGTTATATTGATGGCTTACATCAGCTTCTTTGGGCTGCTGGTAATGATCCATAATTTCACCGACTATGACTCAAACTACACTTACGTGGCCCATATCCTGAGCATGGACACCACCACCGCCAGTGAAACCATAAAGTACCGAGCCATTGAATCGCCGATGATTCATCATCGGATCTATTGGTTCATCATCACGATGGAAGTCACTTATACGGTGCTGTGCCTGATAGGCACCTATCAACTATTTCGCAACATCAACGCCGCCGCAGAGATATTCCACGAGGCGAAAAAGTTCTCGATCATGGGCATACTGGCGGCAATATTCATTTATTACGTTTGCCTGCAAACCGTGGGTGTGGAATGGTTTGACATGGACACTTCTCAATCATGGAATGCCAAGGACTGGGCACGCCACATCGTTGATTTCATATTCCCGGTAATGATTTACATCACATTAAAAGTCGAGCGCTGA
- a CDS encoding D-glycerate dehydrogenase → MKKTVLAFSRITPPMIERLQQEFDVIVPNPKNGDINAQFNEALPNAHGLIGVGRKLGKAQLETATKLEVVSSVSVGYDNYDLDYFNERGIMLTNTPDVLTESTADLAFTLIMSSARRVAELDAWTKAGQWQASVGAPLFGCDVHGKTLGIVGMGNIGAAVARRGRFGFNMPIIYSGNSRKTELEQELGAQFRSLDQLLAEADFVCLVVPLSDKTRHLISQRELALMKPSAILVNISRGPVVDEPALIEALQNNRIRGAGLDVYEKEPLAESPLFQLKNAVTLPHIGSATHETREAMANRALANLRSALLGERPQDLVNPQVWRG, encoded by the coding sequence ATGAAAAAAACTGTCCTGGCCTTCAGCCGCATCACCCCCCCAATGATCGAACGCCTGCAACAAGAGTTCGACGTCATCGTCCCCAACCCAAAAAACGGCGACATCAACGCCCAATTCAACGAAGCCCTGCCCAACGCCCACGGCCTGATCGGCGTCGGCCGCAAACTCGGCAAAGCCCAACTCGAAACCGCCACCAAACTGGAAGTGGTCTCAAGTGTGTCGGTCGGCTACGACAACTACGACCTCGACTACTTCAACGAACGCGGGATCATGCTCACCAACACCCCGGACGTGCTCACCGAAAGCACCGCCGACCTGGCCTTCACCCTGATCATGAGCAGCGCCCGCCGCGTCGCCGAACTCGACGCCTGGACCAAGGCCGGCCAATGGCAGGCAAGCGTCGGCGCCCCGCTGTTCGGCTGTGACGTGCATGGCAAAACCCTCGGCATCGTCGGCATGGGCAACATCGGTGCCGCCGTCGCCCGCCGTGGCCGGTTCGGTTTCAACATGCCGATTATCTACAGCGGCAACAGCCGGAAAACGGAACTCGAACAAGAACTCGGTGCGCAATTTCGCAGCCTCGACCAACTGCTCGCCGAAGCCGATTTTGTCTGCCTGGTGGTACCACTCAGCGACAAAACCCGTCACCTCATCAGCCAGCGCGAACTGGCCCTGATGAAGCCAAGCGCGATTCTGGTCAACATCTCCCGCGGCCCGGTGGTCGATGAACCCGCGCTGATCGAAGCCCTGCAAAACAACCGCATCCGGGGCGCCGGCCTGGACGTTTACGAGAAAGAACCGCTGGCCGAGTCGCCGCTGTTCCAGTTGAAAAACGCCGTGACCCTGCCGCACATCGGCTCGGCCACCCATGAAACTCGCGAAGCCATGGCCAATCGCGCCCTCGCCAACCTGCGCAGCGCGCTGCTCGGCGAACGCCCGCAGGACTTGGTCAACCCGCAAGTCTGGCGCGGATAA
- a CDS encoding DUF6124 family protein, which yields MKKPTPNPPEADNTSPYESSGSKKFHEAAERALDHYFKPNELTLRFHKPSTMFQVAPGQDNESLLVHACESLAQASLMSSDIAAYVDLPQRRVILAIQQIIMLAELAVNRVLDNHEIPQSPPHS from the coding sequence ATGAAAAAGCCAACACCCAATCCGCCCGAAGCGGATAACACCTCACCCTACGAATCTTCCGGTTCAAAGAAATTCCACGAAGCCGCCGAGCGAGCGCTCGACCACTACTTCAAACCCAACGAGTTGACGTTGCGCTTCCACAAACCCAGCACCATGTTCCAGGTCGCACCGGGCCAAGACAACGAAAGCCTCCTCGTCCACGCCTGCGAATCACTGGCGCAAGCCAGCCTCATGAGCAGCGATATCGCCGCCTACGTCGACTTGCCACAGCGCCGTGTCATTCTGGCGATCCAGCAAATCATCATGCTCGCGGAACTGGCCGTGAATCGCGTACTGGATAACCACGAAATCCCCCAATCCCCGCCACACAGCTAA
- a CDS encoding LysR family transcriptional regulator — protein MDTLQNMRAFSCVAEAGSFTAAAVQLDTTTANVSRAVSNLEAHLQTRLLNRTTRRIALTEAGKRYLLRCEQILAYVEEAEAEASEAHARPAGQLKVHTMTGIGQHFVIDAIARYRKTHPDVTFDLTMANRVPDLLDEGYDVSIVLARELPDSGFVSQRLGITYSIVCASPAYVKANGCAQKPSDLLNHACLRLVSPVIPLEKWAFDGPEGQEMVTINSSPFLVNSADAMKTAITSGMGVGVLPVYAAIEGLRNGTLVRVMPNYRSQELNLYAIYPSRQYLDAKIKTWVEYLRGSLPEILAAHQAELAAYELSGSLAGARVAN, from the coding sequence ATGGACACTTTGCAAAACATGCGCGCCTTCAGTTGCGTGGCCGAAGCCGGCAGCTTCACCGCCGCCGCCGTGCAGCTCGACACCACCACCGCCAACGTCTCGCGCGCGGTCTCCAACCTGGAAGCCCATCTGCAAACCCGACTGCTTAACCGCACGACACGGCGCATCGCCCTGACCGAAGCCGGCAAGCGCTATCTGCTGCGCTGCGAACAGATCCTCGCCTACGTCGAAGAAGCCGAGGCCGAGGCCAGCGAAGCCCACGCCCGCCCCGCCGGGCAGTTGAAAGTGCACACCATGACCGGCATCGGCCAGCACTTCGTCATCGATGCCATCGCCCGCTACCGCAAGACCCACCCGGACGTGACCTTCGACCTGACCATGGCCAACCGCGTGCCGGACCTGCTCGATGAAGGCTACGACGTCTCCATCGTGCTGGCCCGCGAACTGCCGGACTCCGGTTTCGTCTCGCAACGCCTGGGCATCACTTACAGCATCGTCTGCGCCTCGCCGGCCTACGTGAAAGCCAACGGCTGCGCACAAAAGCCCAGCGACCTGCTCAACCACGCCTGCCTGCGCCTCGTCAGCCCGGTGATCCCGCTGGAAAAATGGGCGTTCGATGGCCCGGAAGGCCAGGAAATGGTCACCATCAACAGCTCGCCATTTCTGGTGAACTCGGCAGACGCGATGAAAACCGCGATCACCAGCGGCATGGGCGTCGGCGTGTTGCCGGTGTACGCGGCCATCGAAGGCTTGCGCAACGGCACGCTGGTGCGCGTGATGCCCAACTACCGCTCGCAGGAACTGAACCTGTACGCGATCTACCCATCGCGGCAATACCTTGATGCAAAGATCAAGACGTGGGTCGAATACCTGCGCGGCTCGCTGCCGGAAATCCTCGCGGCACACCAGGCAGAACTGGCCGCCTACGAACTCAGCGGCAGCCTCGCCGGCGCCCGCGTCGCCAACTGA
- a CDS encoding efflux transporter outer membrane subunit codes for MPRRINRALLPLSVLAFSLALSGCIGTGGIAPQGTALEANALATDDAIADAARDANWPTAQWWQAYGDPQLNRWIDFAVQGSPSMAMAAARVRQAKAMAGVAEAAESLQVNGESTLKRHNWPTDQFYGPGELANTTTWDNNAALGFSYALDLWGRESNASERAVDLAHMSAAEARQAQLELQNNLVRAYIELSLHYAQRDIVAATLKQQQQILDLAQKRLDGGIGTHFEVSQAQTPLPETHRQIDALDEEIALSRNQIAALAGKGPGAGAQLQRPTLSLGAALKLPSALPAELLGQRPDVVASRWQVAAQARGIDVAHAGFYPNVDLVGSLGYMATGGGALEFLTGKKLNYNVGPAISLPIFDGGRLRAELGEASAGYDIAVAHYNQTLINALKNISDQLIRRESMDKQQGFAAESVATAQKTYDIAMIAYQRGLTDYLNVLNAQTLLFKQQQVQQQVQAARLTAHAELVTALGGGLGAGNDVPTAEQTQAPKTPALLR; via the coding sequence GTGCCGCGTCGCATCAACAGAGCGCTTTTGCCGCTCAGTGTTCTGGCTTTTTCCCTGGCTCTCAGCGGCTGCATCGGTACCGGAGGAATTGCCCCGCAGGGCACGGCGTTGGAGGCCAATGCACTGGCCACCGACGACGCCATCGCCGACGCCGCCCGTGACGCCAATTGGCCCACCGCACAGTGGTGGCAAGCCTACGGCGACCCGCAACTGAACCGCTGGATCGACTTCGCCGTGCAAGGCAGCCCGAGCATGGCCATGGCCGCCGCACGAGTGCGTCAGGCCAAGGCGATGGCTGGCGTCGCCGAAGCTGCCGAGTCGCTGCAGGTCAATGGCGAGTCGACCCTCAAGCGCCACAACTGGCCGACCGATCAGTTTTACGGTCCTGGCGAATTGGCCAACACCACCACCTGGGACAACAACGCCGCACTGGGTTTCAGCTACGCGCTTGACCTTTGGGGACGCGAAAGCAATGCCAGTGAACGCGCGGTGGATCTGGCGCACATGAGCGCTGCTGAAGCGCGGCAGGCGCAGCTCGAATTGCAGAACAACCTCGTGCGCGCCTACATCGAGCTGTCGCTGCACTACGCCCAGCGCGACATCGTTGCCGCGACGCTCAAACAGCAACAGCAGATTCTCGACTTGGCGCAGAAACGCCTGGACGGCGGGATCGGCACGCATTTCGAAGTCAGCCAGGCGCAAACGCCGTTGCCGGAAACTCATCGGCAAATCGATGCGCTGGACGAAGAGATCGCCCTGAGCCGCAACCAGATCGCCGCACTGGCCGGCAAAGGTCCGGGCGCGGGCGCGCAGTTGCAGCGTCCGACGCTGTCGCTTGGCGCGGCGCTGAAGTTGCCGTCGGCACTGCCCGCCGAACTGCTCGGCCAGCGCCCTGATGTGGTCGCCAGTCGCTGGCAAGTGGCGGCGCAGGCGCGCGGGATAGATGTGGCGCACGCCGGTTTCTATCCCAACGTTGATCTGGTCGGCAGCCTCGGTTACATGGCCACCGGCGGCGGTGCGCTGGAGTTTTTGACCGGCAAGAAACTCAACTACAACGTCGGGCCGGCGATCTCGCTGCCGATCTTCGATGGCGGGCGATTGCGGGCCGAGTTGGGCGAAGCGTCGGCCGGTTACGACATCGCCGTGGCGCACTACAACCAGACGCTGATCAACGCACTGAAGAACATCTCCGACCAGTTGATCCGTCGCGAATCGATGGACAAGCAGCAAGGCTTCGCCGCCGAGTCCGTGGCCACGGCGCAGAAGACCTACGACATCGCGATGATTGCCTATCAACGCGGCCTCACCGATTACCTCAACGTGCTCAATGCGCAGACGCTGTTGTTCAAGCAGCAGCAAGTGCAGCAGCAGGTGCAGGCGGCGCGGTTGACTGCGCATGCCGAGTTGGTGACAGCTCTGGGTGGCGGACTTGGCGCCGGCAATGACGTGCCGACTGCCGAGCAAACCCAAGCCCCGAAAACTCCGGCCCTTTTGCGGTGA
- a CDS encoding FUSC family protein encodes MTPLPAPLRWLYSLEWRRGFFDWARSDGVTWVYIFKVLIAAFLTLWLAMRLELPQPRTAMITVFIVMQPQSGQVFAKSFYRFLGTLAGSAMMVTLISLFAQNTELFLGSLAIWVGICSAGAARCRNFRAYGFVLAGYTAAMVGLPALAHPDGAFMAAVWRVLEISLGILCATVISAAILPQTASAAMRNALYQRFGVFAMFVTDGLRGRSKTESFEASNVRFIAEAVGLEGLRSVTVFEDPHMRRRNGRLSRLNSEFMGITTRFNALHQLLERLRGNGEEHVVAAIRPGLQDLAEVLDGFSGRALTSPDAARLATALATYKEGLPARVRSLRAIFQESEPSDAEQLDFHTAYELLYRFVDDLHGYAQTHASLADHRHERERWDEPFTPQTNWWAAAASGIRASFILIVLGSYWVATAWPSGATMTLIAAATVGLSAATPNPKRMAFQMACGTFLGALIGFVEMFFIFPWIDGFPLLCVMLAPVIVLGSFLASRPQYAGVGLGLLIFFSTGSVPDNLTIYNPYTFINDYIAMVMGMLVCAAAGAIILPPNSRWLWRRLEQDLRGQVVYAISGKLKGLASSFESRTRDLLHQAYGLAAGEPKVQKNLLRWMFVVLEVGHAIIELRKEQAILPVHPAYAESQPWRQAIRVMGRALVRLFLQPNSSNLERALVAVDHAISRVAATDEPFAPHFDTSALRRVKSYLHFIRTSLLDPQSPLAAFAPARPEGLAHAS; translated from the coding sequence ATGACTCCCTTGCCCGCACCTCTGCGCTGGCTCTACTCCCTGGAATGGCGTCGGGGCTTCTTCGACTGGGCACGCAGTGACGGCGTGACCTGGGTCTATATCTTCAAGGTGTTGATCGCTGCGTTCCTCACGCTGTGGCTGGCGATGCGTCTGGAATTGCCGCAGCCGCGCACGGCGATGATCACCGTGTTCATCGTCATGCAGCCGCAAAGCGGTCAGGTGTTCGCCAAGAGTTTCTATCGCTTTCTCGGCACGCTGGCCGGGTCGGCGATGATGGTCACGCTGATTTCGCTATTCGCGCAAAACACCGAGCTGTTCCTCGGCTCGTTGGCGATCTGGGTCGGCATCTGCTCGGCTGGCGCGGCGCGTTGCCGTAACTTCCGCGCCTACGGTTTTGTGCTGGCCGGTTACACCGCCGCGATGGTCGGTTTGCCGGCGCTGGCCCACCCGGACGGTGCTTTCATGGCGGCGGTGTGGCGCGTGCTGGAGATCTCGCTGGGGATTCTCTGCGCCACCGTAATCAGCGCCGCGATCTTGCCGCAAACCGCCAGCGCAGCGATGCGCAACGCCTTGTACCAGCGCTTCGGCGTGTTCGCGATGTTCGTCACCGATGGCTTGCGCGGACGCAGCAAAACCGAATCTTTTGAAGCGAGCAACGTGCGTTTCATCGCCGAGGCGGTGGGGCTGGAAGGGCTGCGCAGCGTGACTGTGTTCGAAGACCCGCACATGCGTCGGCGCAATGGTCGACTGAGCCGTTTGAACAGCGAGTTCATGGGCATCACCACGCGCTTCAATGCCTTGCATCAGTTGCTGGAACGCTTGCGCGGCAATGGTGAAGAACACGTTGTGGCGGCGATCAGACCGGGTCTGCAGGATCTGGCCGAAGTCCTCGACGGTTTCAGCGGCCGGGCACTGACCAGCCCCGATGCTGCACGGCTGGCGACGGCGCTGGCGACCTACAAGGAAGGCTTGCCGGCGCGGGTGCGCAGCCTGCGCGCAATCTTTCAGGAGAGCGAGCCGAGCGACGCCGAGCAACTGGATTTCCACACCGCGTATGAATTGCTCTATCGCTTCGTCGACGATCTGCACGGTTACGCGCAAACCCATGCGTCCCTGGCCGATCACCGCCACGAACGTGAGCGCTGGGACGAGCCGTTCACCCCGCAAACCAACTGGTGGGCGGCGGCCGCGTCGGGGATTCGCGCCTCGTTCATTCTGATCGTGCTGGGCAGCTATTGGGTCGCCACCGCGTGGCCGAGTGGCGCGACAATGACCCTGATCGCCGCCGCCACCGTGGGCCTGTCCGCTGCCACGCCGAACCCGAAACGCATGGCCTTTCAGATGGCTTGCGGCACTTTCCTTGGTGCGCTGATCGGCTTCGTCGAGATGTTTTTCATCTTTCCGTGGATCGACGGTTTCCCACTGCTGTGCGTGATGCTCGCGCCGGTGATCGTGCTCGGTTCGTTCCTTGCCTCTCGGCCGCAATACGCAGGTGTCGGTCTCGGCTTGCTGATCTTCTTCAGCACCGGTTCGGTGCCGGACAACCTGACGATCTACAACCCCTACACCTTTATCAACGACTACATCGCCATGGTCATGGGCATGCTGGTGTGCGCGGCGGCGGGCGCGATTATTTTGCCGCCCAACAGTCGCTGGTTGTGGCGCCGCCTGGAGCAGGATCTGCGTGGCCAAGTGGTCTATGCGATCAGTGGCAAACTCAAGGGCCTGGCGTCGAGTTTCGAGAGCCGCACCCGCGACTTGCTGCATCAGGCCTACGGTCTGGCGGCCGGTGAGCCGAAGGTGCAGAAGAACCTGCTGCGCTGGATGTTCGTGGTGCTGGAAGTCGGCCACGCGATCATCGAATTGCGCAAGGAACAGGCGATTCTGCCGGTGCACCCGGCATACGCCGAATCGCAGCCGTGGCGGCAGGCGATCCGTGTGATGGGCCGGGCGTTGGTGCGGCTTTTTCTGCAACCGAACTCAAGCAATCTGGAGCGCGCGCTGGTGGCGGTCGATCATGCGATCAGCCGTGTCGCCGCCACTGACGAACCGTTCGCGCCGCACTTCGACACCTCCGCCCTGCGCCGGGTGAAGAGCTATCTGCACTTCATCCGCACCTCGTTGCTTGACCCGCAATCACCGCTGGCCGCTTTTGCTCCCGCCAGGCCTGAAGGACTTGCCCATGCCTCGTGA